Below is a genomic region from Henckelia pumila isolate YLH828 chromosome 3, ASM3356847v2, whole genome shotgun sequence.
aacttaattaaatagatatcagaataaaactgcggaatccaaaaatagtttacaaccccaagtaaaggaatctgtaatttatccaataatatacaaccaaatcgaatagctgtataaacccaaaacaacagtaataaaacctagacgaagctccagctggccaaccactgactagcccctcctggatccaccctcctcgtccaatagcaaacctgccccatggaatagggtgtccagaaaatacagagtacgagacgtgagcataaaaacgctcagtgcgagagtatgagtatacatgcatgcaaagtgaactccctatagactcgaggtcaaggatcagataacagagacagaccgggccctggtatgtagcacgctatgccgtcgcttcaggaggtggctcccataccgagataaccgtggatacgccggacccaaatcgatggaagtccatccacaacgggatagggtacaaccctactaacagacatctcgaaagagatacagcaagatgcaaatgaatgcagcataatatcatggcatataaatcatgcagtcacataatacatgcatactcagtcaggatatctcgaacagtactttcgtacctcaaaacagtgcaagctctaccaactctaggtccatgcctatagtctgctctacactgccaaatgatactaccaTCATTAaggtgctctaaaagccttaactaagctattgcatactcctaaatatttataggaagcaaaagatataccttcgtccgtcgttagccctttgatggcgatgcctccagaacttgggcacaactctgctacgactatcaaacgcctcgccgacctccggaccaagcctaagaagactagaacagctccaaaaggactagaagggcaaggagaactcggaattggcaaatgaaagtgaagcctcggccttctatttatagacagcgatcggaacttccgatccttgatcggaacgtccgaacctcgatcggaacgtccgatcctgccatcggagcttccgaagatcctgatctgccacgtgtcaaaatatcacttgttgattccggataggggtgatcggagcttccggtcctgatcggagcttccaatcttaccacacgtcatgcctgacgtaatatcgatcggagcttccgatcctgttcggagcttccgaactctacccaagtaattatgattaatcccttaattactgattttggttacgggctactacattagctaccacccgggtaaagctaatgtagtggccgatgcctTGAGTTGGAAGACTTCATTGTTAGCATGTGTGTCAGTGCAGCAAGCTCTACAGACTGAGATAAATAGGTTTGGCTTAGAGATCTACTCCAGTGGACACGCACCAAGTTTAGCAGCACTGATAGTAAGCCCGACTCTtcgagatcggatcagagatTGACAGTCTACTGATTATCAGTTACAGCGTATGAAGCGGAATGATGAGGCGAAGGGTAGTCTTTTTTATACAGTTGATGATGGTATTGTTCGGTACAGAGGACGTATGTGGGTGCCGAGTACTAATCAGTTGAGGGCGGACATTATGCCAGAGGCACGCGCATCTCCGTATTCCATCCATCCCGGGAATACaaagatgtaccgagacttgAGGATGTTTTATTGGTGGCCTAACATGAAGATGGATATTGGTCGTTTGTATCCGAGTGCTTGAATtatcagcaagtcaaggcagagcatcagcgaccAGCGGGGTTTCTTCGACCACTTCCCATTtcggagtggaaatgggagaacatcacCATGGATTTCGTGGTtggtttaccgaggagtgccaaaGGAtctacagcgatttgggtgattgttgaCAGACTCACCAAATCTGCACATTTTCTTCCAGTGAGGACTACATTCACGATGactcagtatgcagagctttatatTAGAGAGATCGTTAGATTTCACGACATTCTAGTTTTTATAGTGTCAGACCGAGTCCCGAGGTTCACTtctgcattttggaagagtctacaCGCAGACTTGGGGACAAAGCTACTATTTAGCACTGCAtttcatcctcagacagatgatAAGTCAGAGAGAGTAATTCAGACACTTGAAAATCTGGTGAGGGCTTGTGTGATCGACTTCCAGGGCTCATGGGAGTCGAGattgcctttagtggagtttacctataacaaaaGTTTTcagcgtctataggtatggctccttacaAGGCTCTTTACAAGAGATGGTGTAGATCTCTTGTTCattgggacgaggttggagaGAGAGTTCTTCTAGGACCTGAGATAGTGCAGCAGACATCGGATATTGTGATTCAGATTCGAGAGCGTATGAGGACTGTACAgtgtcgtcagaagagttatgctgatcggCGACTACGTGACCTCGAGTGTGTCATGGGTGATCATGTGTTCTTGAGGGTTTCGCCTATGAAGGGCGTAATGCATTTTGGcaggagaggcaagcttaacccGAGGTAtattggtccatttgagattttggagaggATTGGCACGTTGGCCTGTCGTTTGGCTCTACCACTGAGTCTTGCGACAGTTCACAACGTGTTCCGTATATCTATGCTTAGGAATTATATCTCTAATCCGTtacatgtgttggattacgagcctcTACAGCTGACGCGAGagctagcatttgaggagagacCCGTCCGGGTCTTAGCTCGTGAGGAAAAGAGGCTTAGGACACGGGTTATCCCGATGGTTAAAGTCCAATGGCTgaatcattccgaggaggaagctacttgggaaagTGAGACCGATATGAGGACTCGATACCCAGAGTGCTATGGGTTCGGCCCTGGCAGTGCCTAAGTGCCTCAGCTCTGCTATCTACGAAAACATAAAAGTTTTGTGATATTGGTCCCCTTTTTCGATTATTCTCAATTCCGATTCAAAAATACTCActcaaaaattgaattttttttatcatactcatgaaaaactttaaaaattcgAAAATTATTCAACCAAAACAACCATCTTCAAAAGAATTGCATCAAAACTTATCATTCAAAATACACACAAAAAATTCTCCAATTTACACATTTGTTCTGACCAAATCTaaaaattttttaacaaaacttCAAAAACGATTCACGTATCACAATTCTACATCATGCTCTTCAAAATCTTAtagaatcaattaaatatacatCACATACACATCAACATGGAGAATTTTCATATCAAATCCCTATATTCTTGAACGGTGGTTTCAAAATGTCAAAAACTTTCTTTCTTTTCGTTGGTAGGGAGGAATCTGGACATTGTGGACCATCTAACCTTCACACAAATGGCGAACGACGAATCTTCTTCAAAAGTGTGCAGATTTTGAAAAGTGAAGGTTAGGAGTGGGAGGTGGCTGCCTAAAGAATGATAGAAGAGAGAAAAGAATTTTGACGCTCAAGTTTGTAGTAAACTCTTTGGCCGAAATttggcccaataacttaaaataCTCACAACTCCttctaaacttttaaaataaaatttcaagcaTAACATTAAAATAAAACCTGCACAAATAActtatttgaaattttggaaTAAAAATCTGTGTAATTAAATACACTTGACTTAACATTACTTAAAATTCATTCGTAGGCTTGCCTCTACTTCTTTGGTTATCGGAATTAAAGTCATACCTGAAAaacataaaactaaaatttgacaTAAAATCTCGTAATCTAACATTTAAACAcataaatttccataaaaatttattaaaatatccCGTGAgtggatttttgaattttcaataATTACAATCTTCCCtccttaaaaaaatttattcctcGAAATTCGACCTTCTAAATTTTAACAATTGAAGTTCTCATccaatctaattataaaatccACATTTACATGTTTGTCTACTAAATTCTAGTACTCCATCACTCATGCTTCCGCTGCGCGCTCTGAAAATATAATCTATCGTGTACATGTATCTCCCTTATCTTAATCCAACTTAGTTTTTATAAACCTTTATTTGCGAACCACACCTTAAACGAGCTATGGTTACTTAATCCTATTTTACTCTAATCCCAAAATTAAGATTTTCACACAGTTCTTAGCATGATACAAGGGATTTCAAACCTATTATATCATAATTTCGTCGATCTTCTGCGAGATCTCAACTGTACTTGTAATATAGTTCTTAGGATGCTCGTATACTTATTATCTTTAAGTACTAGAAAATTCTAATATCAAAAGTATCACTTCTTAAATCCATTGCATCCAAGATGTTCAAAGGTTTTACTCCCAAAGCAAGAAATTTTCATTTGAATAACTCAACTTAATTAATGTTCACATTGCATTCAAGATGTTTATCCCGACATCTATATTTGCTATTATCATCAAATTCATCACTCTACAAGAAAAACTCCAAGTTAACCCAAAATACCTGACCTATGTTCCAAAGAATCCTATTGCATGCTCTAATAGGGGTGGGATCGGGTCGGAACCCGTCCCGTAACCCCCTTACCCGATTCCCGTCTCGATAAGAattgtgatatttttttatcCCGATCCCGCACCCGATAAAGTGACGGGACCCGAATTTTCGGGATCCCGTCCAGtcgggagagggtaatcccgaaaaatatttttttaaataaaattctatgaaaatatttttaaaaaaataatttctatgaagaaactcaaataaattaaaatttttatgaagaaactcaaataaattaatatttctttGTATATAATAATtagaaataaactaaaacaactacttgattaatataataaaaacatataattattcttaataataaaaaaataaaataaaaatttataactcaatgataatatcaaataatataaatataaatataaaaaaataactatatggtagataattataaaactttcatattaaaacaaaaaattataaaaaaaatctattttttaatttaaaaatattattaatatattcgtATCGAGTCGGGAATCCGATCGGGTACAGTTGTCCATCCCGATCCCGTTCCCGAAATTGATCATGATGGAAAAAATCCCGACCACTCGGGTCGGAAAAAGTTCGGGACGGGAACgagttgggaatccggaagggtcggaaattttctgaattttgcCAGCCCTATGCTCTGAtaacataaatgtagtgaccaattcaagaatcacctactaatcagaactaaACATGCAATTATCAATAATCAGAGAAAGCTGCGGAAAACCAAATAAATACtggatcggcagaatacaactggtTAAATATAACCCAATAAAAATATACAACCCGATCGAATTAACTTAATACAAGTAAAGTAAAACCTAGTGGCTAACCCTAAAATCCttccttggtcaccacctaaacTTCAAATCCCCAGGAGAACTACCTTCAACAGCCccgttgaatggggtgtccaagaaacaCAGAAACATGGAAGGTGAGCGAACTATGTTCaatacaagagtatgagtatacaaatactATATGAGCATGAATGATAGTGTACCGGTTaccaagactcgaggtcaagaatatctggtCAAGAACAGACTCGTGCCCTAGGAATATAACACTCTGTTCCATTGCACcaagaggtggctcacatatcCAACAGTGGATATAGGTGACTTGATCACGAATctacgtgtccaaccatccactaataggatagggtgaaaaccctactacaggatattaCAAGGATGcaagctcaagatgatcatgcatgaaacataataacgtgacataatatatgtagataaaattaagtcatataaataatgcaagacataatacatgcatactcagtcaggatatctcgaacagtactttcgtacattactaaggcagtcctagaagcATCCATCTAGGTTCGAAGCCAACCATCAGTACTACAAAGCAAAATATCCATGAATTATAAacttgctctaaaagccttaactaaactatagcatactcccttaTTATTTATAGGATCTCGGGAATACCTCTATCCGTCGTCAGCTCGCTGATGTCGatagccccaaaacttgggcaccactccacTACAACCTCGAAGACGCCTCACCAAGGCCCGGACCACGCCTAGATCACTATAACTCCCAAAAACCACTACGAATTCGAGAGAGAGAAATGTGAATTGGAGAGTCAAATGTGAGTCTCGGACCCCCTATTTATAACccaagttcggatcgtccgatccctaCTTCGGACGGTCCAATACTGCATAGAAGCTACGTCGTATGCATGCGCAGTTCAGATAGTCTGATCCCTTCTTCGGATAGTCCGATCTCTTGCGTCCGATACACTTGTACAAATCCTTTGACACTTGTCCTGATAAcaattcggatggtccgatccatacttcggatcgtccaatcgGACTTAGTGATGTCAGCCATGACATCATCCATCTGATCGAATTTGGACACTTGTCCCActtgagttcggaccgtccgatttcctgatcggagcatccgatccccCTCAGATTTCGAAGTTAAATACTAGTTTCCGAACTCTTGCAGTTCAGACCTTCCGATCGTGGGTTCAGACCATCTGAACTCACCCGAGAAGAATtttccaatttatttaatttttattcaattaaacCCTTAATAAATTCCTTAATTGAGTTTAgccaattaatcttgtaaaatagaactgggctactacatgaAGTGTAACGTCCGAAAATTTTCTTAGGTGatttcgcatgcataactaggaaaaataattaatttaaaatttggaAAATGAGTTAAATTCTTTTATGTGAACTACATGAgattatttgcatgttttaaattttattttcagtatttaacccgcagttatgtCATTTATGAAATTTCTAGAAATATTGTTTttcgatcgcgtagacgggaccgtgaatGAACGAGATGAAGAATTTttactcaaaatattttatgagaattTTATGAtccataaattattaaattaagatattattttcagaaaattatagttttaatatatatagatatataggaGTCCGATTTTCACCAAAATAAGCCATTTAGGAGATTTTAGTACGTTTTAAAATatctataatattatattacgAAATTTTAccagaaaaataataaattttaagggctatttttatattaaacttGATAGATTATCTTCCAAAAATCTAACTTAATAGTTAAATAagcaaataatatatttaacccttatttcatcttcttcttcacgTTATTTTCACCCTAGCCGTCACACACACCATCTTCCTCTATCCTCACAACAAAAAACACACTTCCCACACACGATTTTTGAAGATTCAAGCAAAGTTTTGCTAGTCGTTCATCCCAAAGATCGTCTAACGCATCGAAAACCCGTTTTTggcttcaaaaataaaaaaaaaggcaCGTTCGAAATATCTTTTTGGCCACCATTTAAGCCATATATTCTGATCATTCATGGAAATCATCGATATAACATGTGTGTTCGTTTTATTTTAATGAGAAATTTTGCATATATGAACAAGATGTCCATGTTTCCATTCTTTCTTCATGAATTTCCTTTATTGCTCTGAATTGGGTCGGTCATGGTTGCTGGCTGGTGTTAGGGGGTCGTGTTGGGTTCCCTAGAGTTGGACTAGAACATGGCTTGTGGCTGGGAAGGACCAGGCCGGCAGAAAGGGGGCTGGGACAATGCAGGCGTAGGTTTAGAATTTAAGGGAAGAGGGCTTCGGTCTGGGGCTAGGGACCATGGCAGGGGCCGTGGCTGGTCTAGtttggaccgcccagacgtgggctacgtctggacCATGGGGCTCCGATCAGGGTGGCCGGAGCCAGCCGGCAGCAGGCTATGAAGGCATGCTTGTGAGACCTCATGTAAGacccgggattatttgatttaatccaagattaattaattttaattcgagaatatttaatttgggaatatttggagttttgatttaaattctaatattcttaaattatttaggattgaaattgaattagaaAAGAGGGCTGAGGGCTGAATTGAAAATAATGAAGTTTTgaagggccaaagtgcaattcttGCATGTATTGGAGGACACTTGTTTCTTTATTAAGTATTCACGTGTATATACTTGTAAACCAACAGAATTATCATCTCCTTCAGCAGCAAGAATCGATAACCCCATTTCCAAGTCCATTTTTTCATCTTCAagctttgatatcttttgatccagCCATTCGATTTCAATTCCAGATATAGCCTATGATCCTCTTGCGACGAGCTTTGTTTTGATGTAAGAATTGATGAGATTCAGCTGATTTCGAAATTATGTTGTGGTGGAAGTCTAATTATTCTTGCGTATATGTGATCTTGAGGTTATATGTATTGTTATATCGGAACCGGATCATAGAACGGATAACATATGAAGTTATTATGATTTTCCAGATTTGTTCGAACCCTCATGTTTTCTGGCCTTTCTGGtttgatgatatatatatgctaATATGTGTTTGAGTTGAGTTGTAAAGAATGATAGCTTTGATAGATGTGAGTTTCGGTTATGAATTTTGTATCGCTATGCCACCGGTGTATGATTTGAAGCCGCTTTGATGTCTTAGGATTGAGCTGAACATTATTGAGTTGATTACTGATATGTATAGCTGGTATATGATTTATATTCAGCATTGGATAAGAGTTGACGAGTTTGACTTTGCATCCTTCAAACCGTAGAAGAAGTGAACAAGGTTTTAAGTTAGTTTGATTGGAGTACTTGCTATGATCTTGATCAGAATTTGATATGTGTTTTTGTGTAGATTTTCCAGATATGGAACGCTTCAAGAACAAGAAaagagaaggtataagacgacatcgagagtcagggatttttaaactcaagaatgaagctTATTGAGTTGTCccgaaaaaatcacatacttgtttatcgtttgtaattttatattatgtatgttgtcgatccatttcaggtagtggatctttatttgatatgatatgatatgagataggaattgattcttatgccaagttcagatggaccttattttttattctgataagacgacgatagatggatatacatgtcaagatcgtatacgaatcttgatggaaaagagtgtgataggaatcaattctttatatatgcgtttactctattcttgagtttaaatgtttagagtcgatatgaatttatttaacgcatgtatatgttgattatactgtgaattgtattctcaccagaTGTTTTTGGctgttgtattgttttgtatgtgAGCTTGAagacagatggggcaggagctggccaaagtcgacgagggtagctcatgagagaaGATTTGATGTGTACTCAGGTTGTTTATAGATGAATCGATATGTATATTAGTATTATCAAGCATGTTATGTTAGAAAACACTTGGGAATGTTGTTCTTGAGAAGTTGGTGAACACCTTGTCTAGTTTCATTCTTTTGGTTGGATTCCAAATTGTTAGTTTTATGTATTAACTAGTTATAAACGTGGATATATCTTGTTCTTGGTATTTATACATGTTCTAGACTTGAAAAACATGGATTGGAGTGAGTTGGAATGATCAAATTTTGCTGCTGAAAAACAGAGTAGGAAGCTGTCCAGAGCTGAGCCCAATCTGCTCTTTTTGACAGATCGAGCGGAGCCCAATTTCTctcaacccgagagttgggttgGGGAGGGGCGCTCGGGAGGCGGTTTttgaccgcccgagcgcacccctttataaataaaaataaatttttttttatcatcttccttacttgtttaattaatgatgtttaattattaattaccctaagaatgagattagcaaccctaggccccacaacaggtggtatcagagcgaagttagttcttggactgaactagaatgagtggggtagatcgagtttaTTTGagtgtttatttattcttgaagcataTTTATTATCTGAACTGATTTAAAGCTTTGAGAATTGCATGTTATCtgcttattttatttgattggaAGAATGTCTTGACTGAgactgaatcagaactcgatctcctGAGAAGGCATTAGcgtgctaatcagaggaggactgaaacAGATTTGTTATATCTGAGATTGAATTGTGTAATAATctgtttgataatcagatatgccttGAAGACCAGAGACTAGACAGACTGGCACAGTTCCTTTGCGAGAACAGGCAGTGATGGAACCGACAGTGCCACAAGCAACAGAAATTCCTAGAACTGAACAAGGTAGTACTTCGAGAGATATGGGGGATATGactgctactccgatggaaactCTGTTGAAATGTTTTCAGTCTTTTAAACTGCCAACACTGAAAGGAACTGAGAATTCTGTGGAATGTTAGAGTTGGCTCGAGGATATTGAAGAGTTATTTGAATCCCTTGACTATGCAGACGATCGCCGAGTCAAACTCGTTATACAACAACTACACGAAGTTGAAAAAGGTTGGTGGATAGCAACACGAAGAGCACTAGAGCATCGAGTTACGCTCATTACATAGTCTATTTTTAAAACTGCTTTTTATCAACGATTCTTCCCAATGTCTTATAGAAAGGAAAAAGGAGCGGAATTTGCTAGCTTGCAGCAAGGGCAATTGAACATTGAACATTATGTTGCCAACTTTACAAGTCTGCTTAAATTTGCTCCCCATATAGCAtacagtgatgaagctcaagctgaccagttcattaatgtgTTGAATCCAAATGTTTTTACTCTCATGAATGCAGGACAACCGAACAACTTTTTTGATGCTCTTGATCGTGCAAAGAGGGCAGAAGCTGGGTTATTGAGAAAACAAGGAGCACCGTTTGTGCCAGCACCAGTGAGACAACCCcaagaacagccacagattccaccaccaccttgATTTGAAGGAGGAGGTTCTAGTAGTGGTAAGAAGAATTTCTTTAAAGGGAAAGCAAAACAGTTGAAGCGGTCTGGAGGTAGTTCTTCAAGCTCGAGTGGATCCAAACAGTTTAGAGCTGGATAGAAGTCCAGTGGTTTGAAAGTGTACTGTACTaagtgtggaggtcgtcatGCCAGCGACCAGTGTCGAGGAGTGTTTGGAAGTTGTCATATCTGCAATCAAACCAGACATTTTGCGAGAGtctgtgtagtgaccctgcatggaatcacctactaactggcaactaatagcatgcattaaacttaatacagcaaaatacttaacaaagtaaaaatgtgcggaaacataatccataagttacatatcagcttagtaatataatccagacttaaatctgtagtgatacaaccaaatcgaaatcttaaacagtaaacattatacagctatatcgaattctgctgtataataaaatcctcaaggctcctgctccctagtcctgccttgaactaccagctccgtccatcctgcgacctgccccatggaatagggtgtccaagataacaactaggacgtgagcgctatgcccagtacatagacatgagtaaacatatgtatataatgcatgcaacatgatgactggtacagggtcatctaaaaagtcatgctcagaaccggtgccacatgagtgctgccaccgcacggatcaacctctgggtgcaaccacactcgtctagtacaccagagtagacagacataaatgcccccgccgtcgcggtactctcagtgacaaactatcgagtatagagctgagcggctctataatcaggtataacagggaataggctcaacgtgtatatgcacatgacatatgagtatagaaaacggtaaatcatacatcatgccatataataatgccaaataaatgcaacatataaacatgtatactcgctggcaatctcagtcaatgtgtacgtacctctaggctagttcaagtaaagtagatcctaggttccaagcctatattcaaaagttcaccgtatcactacataaattctataagccttaactaagctaataagtactcccaaaacttaaatagattcccggaccataccttcgtccgtagttagccctttggagtcgctagtcccggatgactataaccacaccttggttattccagaacctctattataaccgatagggccctcaagtgtataactcacactatataactgaaaaaggaaactcgggaattcgtaattcagaaatgaactctgaacggccctatttatagccaaatttctcggctaggatcggaacttccgatttcaggatcggagcttccgatccagctcattgcgtgcatgtctgccacgccaggatcggaacttccgatctgctctatgaccgacacttgtcaaaactcgcgactgagtcatcgatcatttttgacagctggggatcggaacttccgttacaggatcggagcttccgttccgatcggagcttactatccgggatcggagcttactatccgggatcggaacttactatccggcccaaa
It encodes:
- the LOC140889226 gene encoding uncharacterized protein encodes the protein MAPYKALYKRWCRSLVHWDEVGERVLLGPEIVQQTSDIVIQIRERMRTVQCRQKSYADRRLRDLECVMGDHVFLRVSPMKGVMHFGRRGKLNPRYIGPFEILERIGTLACRLALPLSLATVHNVFRISMLRNYISNPLHVLDYEPLQLTRELAFEERPVRVLAREEKRLRTRVIPMVKVQWLNHSEEEATWESETDMRTRYPECYGFGPGSA